The Prochlorococcus marinus str. MIT 9301 genome segment ATGCTCTAGGCAATGGTTCTGTAACGTCTCCAATGCCAAGCTTAATAATATCTGCACTCTTATTTGATTGAGAATATGCTTTAACCCTTTTAGCAATTTCAGGAAATAAATAGCCTGCTTTGAGTTTTAAATAATTTTCGTTTACTTGAACCACTTTAGATAAAAAATTTCAACAATATTAGAATAATTGATCAACGTGCTTTAGTGGTGATTAGATGTTAATATTATTTTAGTTATGATTAATCTAAAGGATAATTGTAGCTATGAATTCAATTTCAATTAGTTTGAAAATCGTTTAAAGCTTAATAAATAGCAGAATTCAATCACTTTTAACTTTATTAGTTTCAAAGATAAAAAAACAATAGCTATAAAAATTGTTTTATTAAAAGAAAAAAATCTAATTTTTTAATTTAGATGATTTTCAAAATCCAAATCACTTAGAATCAATTATATGTCTCAGCAAATTATCATCGCTGAGCAGGCTCGAATTGCAGCACTACTCACAGATGATCGAGTTGATGAATTAATCGTCGCACAAGGTCATTATCAAATTGGCGATATTTTTTTAGGAACAGTTGAAAATGTTCTCCCTGGAATCGATGCCGCTTTCATAAATATTGGTGAAAGTGATAAAAACGGATTCATCCATGTTTCAGATTTAGGTCCACTAAGACTAAAAAAAGGGACATTTGGAATAACTGAATTATTAGAACCAAAACAAAAAGTTCTAGTACAAGTAATAAAGGAACCCACAGGATCTAAAGGGCCTAGACTAACTGGGAGTATTTCAATACCAGGAAAATACATGATATTACAGCCATATGGCCAAGGAGTAAATATTTCAAGAAAAATAAATACAGAAACAGAACGAAATCGCTTGAAAGCTCTTGGGGTTTTAATAAAACCTCCAAGCACAGGCTTGTTATTTAGAACAGAGGCTGAAAAGATAAAAGAAGAACTTCTAATTGAAGATTTAGAACAAATAATTCAACAATGGGAAAATATACTAAAAGTTTCTGAAGCTTCTCATCCGCCAAATTTAGTAAAAAGAGATGAAGATTTCTCTCTAAAAATTTTGAGAGATCATATTAAAGAATCAACTAAAAGCATAATTATCGACAGTAAATTTTCAGTTGCAAGGGCAAAAGACTATTTAAAAAATTATGAATCTGATATAAATATTGAATTTCACGATAACAATTCATCCCCACATGTTTTAGATGAATACAAAATTAAGAAAACAATTCAAACAGCCCTCCAACCTAGAGTAGATCTTCCCTCGGGGGGTTATATAATTATTGAACCTACTGAAGCTTTAACTGTAATCGATGTAAACTCTGGATCATTTACAAGATCGGCCAACTCAAGACAAACCGTTTTGTGGACGAATTGCGAAGCAGCAGTTGAAATCTCAAGACAAATGAAGTTAAGAAATATTGGTGGAGTTATTGTAGTTGATTTTATTGATATGGAATCTAGAAGAGATCAATTTCAGTTACTTGAGCATTTTACTTCAGCAATAAAAGATGATTCTGCTAGGCCTCAAATAGCTCAACTTACAGAATTAGGATTGGTAGAGTTAACAAGAAAAAGACAAGGTCAAAATATATATGAATTGTTTGGTAAAAAATGTTCTACATGCGATGGGACAGGGCATGTAGAAAATATATTAAATCAAGAAATTTCTAACTTAAAAATTAAAAATGATGAAAATAAATTTAATCAATCAGACAATCTAAAATCTCAAAATATATATACATCACAATCAACTGATGAGCAGGAAAAAATAATTAACAAGGAATTACTTAACTCCAAAGACCTAAGTAAAGAGAATTCTTCTTATAAAAAAGAAAATGATAATGATAATTTGAACCAATCAAATTCAAAGGAAAAAAATACAATAACAGTTGATCTTACTAATGAAGAAAAAATTGTTTTCAGTCAATTAGGTATTAATCCTCTTATAAAATTAGGTAAAGAATATCTAACTAGCAATAATTTTGTGCGTTTAAAAGACAGTAATAAGGAAAAGGAAAAAACCTTAGATAAAAAGACAAAATCAAAACAAATTAAAAAAAGCTCAAAATCGGGAGAAGAAAAGATTCAAATTACTATTGAAGATAAAGCAAATTCGAAAGACAACTCAACAAATAAAATTAATGAAGTTATATTTACAGAAGAAAAGGACGAAATTGAAGCTACAGATGATCTAAAAAATGCAAGAAAAAAAAGAAGAAGATCTTCAGCAAGTATTGAATAATGTATCCGAAGTTGGGATAGATGAAGTGGGAAGGGGATCAATTTTTGGTCCAGTTTTTTCAGCAGTTGTTGAATTGACTGAAAAAAATAAATTTACTTTAAAAAAATTAGGAGTAACAGATAGTAAAAAATTAACTCCCAAAAAAAGAAAATTACTTTTACCAAAAATTTTATTACTCTCTTCAGATTATGGAATTGGGCAATCTTCGGCCAGAGAAATAGATAAGTTAGGTATCAGAGTTGCTACTGAACTTTCAATGATAAGAGCTTTAAAAAAATTAAAAAAGAAGCCATCTGAATTGTTAGTTGATGGCCCCTTATTATTGAGACCATGGAAAGGAACACAGAAAAATATAGAATCTGGAGACTCAAAGTTTATCTCGATAGCTTCAGCAAGCATAGTTGCAAAAGTTTCTCGCGATAATCTAATGGTGAGGTTAGAAAGAAAGTACTCTGGATACTTGATATTTAAAAATAAAGGATATGGTACCAGAGAGCATCTTTCATTAATTAAAAAAAATGGAATAACTAAACTACATAGGAAAAGTTTTTTAAAGAAATCAAATCTTATTTAATTCACACCAATCAAAAAAATCTTTTACCAGTTGCTGTTGAACCCTCGACTTTATCCCCAACAGAATCCCATTTAATACCGAATGACCAGTAGATTCCAAAATTTTCTTTGGTACTAGCTTGAGCAGAGGGGGTTGGCTAACAGACACCCCTAAAAGCGCCTCACCTTCTAACCCAATATCAGTTGCTTCCAAATTCGCTTTTAAAATAAGATTAAAATCATCAATAATACCTAAGCCATCCAATGTACTTTCAAGGGCACTCATTTTTAAAATTCCATCTTTATTTTCTACCGCAATTGAGACAACAGGTTTAATATCTAATTGAAAAACCTTAAAACTTGTTACTGTATACTTATATCTACCTTCCCCTTCTGGTACTAATTTTTTGGAGTCAAGCATTGCTCCAACAACTCTTTCTTCTTCCAAAAGATATTTAGAAAGATAATCTTTATTACGTGTTACAGAAAGCTTTAATTTCTGTTTAGCATCAAAAGACAATAGCATTTTCTATATTCCTCCAATGCTTATTTGATCACTTTTTTTTTAAGATTAATCATGCGCAAACAAGTTGCATATTTAGGTCCAAAAGGAACATACGCAGAAAAAGCAGCTCATATATTATCAAAGCTTGCCAATTTTCAGACACCTATATTTGTACCATGTAATGGGTTACATTCGGTCATTAAATCGTTAGCGTACAACATTTGTGATGCTGCTGTAGTTCCTATAGAAAATTCCGTAGAAGGGGGCGTTACAGCCACTCTAGATTCCCTTTGGAAATTTCCTGAAATATTTATAAATAAAGCAATTGTTTTACCTATAAAACATGCATTAATTAGTGATGGTGAACTTTCAAATATTTCAGAAGTATTATCTCATCCTCAAGCACTAGCTCAATGCTCAGAATGGTTATCTGAAAATCTTCCAAATGCAATACCTCTTCCAACAAATTCAACATCAGAAGCTGTCAATATGGTTAAGGGAAGTAAATTCAGAGCTGCTATCGGTTCAAAATCATTAATTCAAATTGAAGGACTTAAAGAATTAGCCTTTCCTATAAATGATGTTCCAGGTAATTGCACTAGATTTGTCTTATTAAGTAAGGAATCAAATTCAAATTTAGCTAATATTGCTAGTTTCGCTTTCTCATTAATATCAAATAAACCTGGTGCTTTGCTTAAAGCAATAAATTATATTGCAGATTTTGGGTTTAATATGAGTAAGATTGAATCTAGACCTTCAAAAAGAGAACTAGGCGAATATATAATTTATATTGATTTAGAAATAAATAATCAAAATAACATTGCAAATTTTCTTGAATTGAAAAATAAGCTAGAACCACTTTGTAATAATTTAGTAGATTTTGGAAGTTATTTTTCTAAAAATATTGAACTAAATTAATTTATCCTCTACATTTATAAACTCCAAACTCCATTAAACCTTTTCTAAATGCCCAGTTCATGAGAAGTATTGTTGGAATCTCTCTAATCGACTTCAATATGGCAAATGGGCCAAGTGACAAAATTGCGAAAGGCCTTCGAATGCCTTCAATAATGGAGTCATACCATGAAGGATTTGTATAGGAATTCCAATTTTCAGCAATAACTCTTCCTGAACTATTTTTATTAGATCTGAGAATATTACCGAAATCATTAATGCTAATAAAATTAGGATGTACCCATTGTTCGAGTAATTGTTTAAGAACTAACTTTTCAAAAAATGATGGGGGGTATGCCTCAAGGTCTCTTGAGTTCCAATCAGCCAATGCCAAATAACCATCAGGTCTTAGAATTCTCAGCATTTCATCTGCAAACCTAGTTTTATCATTCATATGTGCACCAGCCTCAACACTCCAGACTGCATCAAATGATCCTTCT includes the following:
- a CDS encoding Rne/Rng family ribonuclease, which codes for MSQQIIIAEQARIAALLTDDRVDELIVAQGHYQIGDIFLGTVENVLPGIDAAFINIGESDKNGFIHVSDLGPLRLKKGTFGITELLEPKQKVLVQVIKEPTGSKGPRLTGSISIPGKYMILQPYGQGVNISRKINTETERNRLKALGVLIKPPSTGLLFRTEAEKIKEELLIEDLEQIIQQWENILKVSEASHPPNLVKRDEDFSLKILRDHIKESTKSIIIDSKFSVARAKDYLKNYESDINIEFHDNNSSPHVLDEYKIKKTIQTALQPRVDLPSGGYIIIEPTEALTVIDVNSGSFTRSANSRQTVLWTNCEAAVEISRQMKLRNIGGVIVVDFIDMESRRDQFQLLEHFTSAIKDDSARPQIAQLTELGLVELTRKRQGQNIYELFGKKCSTCDGTGHVENILNQEISNLKIKNDENKFNQSDNLKSQNIYTSQSTDEQEKIINKELLNSKDLSKENSSYKKENDNDNLNQSNSKEKNTITVDLTNEEKIVFSQLGINPLIKLGKEYLTSNNFVRLKDSNKEKEKTLDKKTKSKQIKKSSKSGEEKIQITIEDKANSKDNSTNKINEVIFTEEKDEIEATDDLKNARKKRRRSSASIE
- a CDS encoding ribonuclease HII; the protein is MQEKKEEDLQQVLNNVSEVGIDEVGRGSIFGPVFSAVVELTEKNKFTLKKLGVTDSKKLTPKKRKLLLPKILLLSSDYGIGQSSAREIDKLGIRVATELSMIRALKKLKKKPSELLVDGPLLLRPWKGTQKNIESGDSKFISIASASIVAKVSRDNLMVRLERKYSGYLIFKNKGYGTREHLSLIKKNGITKLHRKSFLKKSNLI
- a CDS encoding DUF1997 domain-containing protein, which gives rise to MLLSFDAKQKLKLSVTRNKDYLSKYLLEEERVVGAMLDSKKLVPEGEGRYKYTVTSFKVFQLDIKPVVSIAVENKDGILKMSALESTLDGLGIIDDFNLILKANLEATDIGLEGEALLGVSVSQPPLLKLVPKKILESTGHSVLNGILLGIKSRVQQQLVKDFFDWCELNKI
- the pheA gene encoding prephenate dehydratase translates to MRKQVAYLGPKGTYAEKAAHILSKLANFQTPIFVPCNGLHSVIKSLAYNICDAAVVPIENSVEGGVTATLDSLWKFPEIFINKAIVLPIKHALISDGELSNISEVLSHPQALAQCSEWLSENLPNAIPLPTNSTSEAVNMVKGSKFRAAIGSKSLIQIEGLKELAFPINDVPGNCTRFVLLSKESNSNLANIASFAFSLISNKPGALLKAINYIADFGFNMSKIESRPSKRELGEYIIYIDLEINNQNNIANFLELKNKLEPLCNNLVDFGSYFSKNIELN
- a CDS encoding methyltransferase domain-containing protein, yielding MFELLIPFFLLVLLLLLLSIIWRIKARKYISSSTVASAYDAWTQDKLLERLWGEHIHLGYYPSGKNIDFRKAKIKFVHELVKWSGLDKLPKGSRILDVGCGIGGSSRILAESYGFNVTGITISPAQVKRARELTPNGLNCHFQVMDALNLKFEEGSFDAVWSVEAGAHMNDKTRFADEMLRILRPDGYLALADWNSRDLEAYPPSFFEKLVLKQLLEQWVHPNFISINDFGNILRSNKNSSGRVIAENWNSYTNPSWYDSIIEGIRRPFAILSLGPFAILKSIREIPTILLMNWAFRKGLMEFGVYKCRG